The DNA sequence TTAAAAGAAGCAAAGAGAATTGTTAAGAAAAATATGTATATTATTATTGTAGATTATAATTTTGATAAAAAAACAGAGAGACTAGGAGAAGTTGGAGTTGAATTAATAGAACAAGCACCAAACGAACATTATGAAAATTATAAAAAATATATAAAAAAAGGTGGATTAGATTCATTAGTAAAAGGAAAATTTATAAAAATAGAAGAGTACTATTTTTATTTTAATGCTGTAAGATGTAGGGTGTATAAGAATTAAAAATTAAGAATTAAAAGAATTAAAAGAATAAAAGAATAAAAGAATAAAAGAATAAAAATTAAAAATAAAATTTTAAAATCAGGAGGAGAAAAATTATGAAAGAGAGAGTGAGTTTAAGTTATTGTCCTACAATGTTACCATATGTTGAGGAGATTAAAAAAAATTTGGAAGAGGTTGAAATTATTCCAGGAGGAAGTGCAGCAGGTGTATTATCAATGTTAAGAAATGGGAATGTGGATATGATAATCATTGGGAGAAAAGCGTATGAGAGAGAATTAACTAATGAGATTAAAGAGAGAAGATTGCAGGAAGGATATACTTTGGCATATTCTCAAAAGATGGGAATTTCTGAAGAGAAATTAAAAGAGATATCAGTTAAAACTTATGTAGATGAAAAAATTGTAAAAGAAAAATTTGCAATGTTAAAAAATGTAACTTATTATGAAGATAAAGATGAATGTATAAATTCAGGAGTAAATATACCTATGCTAGTAGATTGGCAAGATTTTAAAGAGGAGTTTGAATTATTAATACCTTTGAATAATGAGGGAGGCAAAACATCTGTTTTTAGAGCTCCAGTTGTGTATTATAATAAAAATGTTGATGATAAGATTATTGATAAAATTGAGAAAATATTAAAATAATATTGATTTATAATAAAAAATAGTGTAGCTTATTTTCTGAATAAATTGATACTTTATTATTAAATAAATGTTTTTTTAATGAGGGGGTAATTTTTATGTCAAAATTTATAGCAGATATTTATGATACTTCTTTATATATTCCATTGAAGGGGATTAGAAAAAAAATTATAGATATAATTGATGAATTAGGTGTAGAAGAGATAATTGATATTTGTTGTGGGACAGGTAATCAATTGAAACTGTTAAGAAAAGCAGGGTTTACATATTCTGTAGGAATAGATTTATCAGATGATATGTTAGCAGTTGCAAATAATGAAAAAAATAATTTAAATTGTAAAAAAGAGGATGCTACCAATTTAAGCTTTAAAGATAATAAATTTGAAGTTGGGATAATAAGTTTTGCACTTCATGAAAAGCCATTAGAAATACAAGAAGCTGTATTAAAAGAAGCTAAAAGAGTTATAAAAAAAGATATGTATTTAATAATTGTAGATTATATGTTTGATGATAAAGTTAATTTTTTAGGTAGATTTGGAATTGATATAATGGAAAGAATTGCAGGAGAAGAGCATTATAAAAATTTTAAAAATTATATAAAAAATGGTGGATTAGAGAATTTAACAAAAGATAAATTTGAAAAAATAAAAGAGTATTATTTTCATTTTAATGGGACAAGATGTGTGGTATATAGGAACGTGAAGAGATAATTGACAATTGATAATTGAAAATGTATAATGGAGGGGATTATTAGTTATTTGAATAATAATGGTTATAATAGTTGTAATTATAACTTTTTAAAAATAGATTTAAAAATAAATATAGGGAAATAGGGAACATTTAAAAAATAAGTTTCTCATTTTTTGTTATAAAAACGCTTAAAGAACATTTAAAAAGTAATTATATATATTTTATTATAAAAACGATTGAATCGTTGCGTATTTTATAATAAAATGATAAGGTTGTTTTTAAATCGTTCCTAAACCATTGCGTATTTTAAAACAAAACCAGAAGGTTATTTTTAAGACGTTCCTAAATAATAAATTTTATGTTTTAAGGGAGGCATAATGTTAGGTATTGATTTAGGGTCTGCAACAGCTAAAATTGTGTTGCTGGATAAAAATAATAATGTAAAATATAAAAATTATATTAGACATAATGGAAAAATAAAAGAGGTATTAATAGATTCTTTGAAAGAATTAAAAAAAGAAATTGGAGAAGAAAAATTTTCATTAGCTATAACAGGAACAGCAGGAATGGGAGTAGCAAATAGAAATAATTTTGAATTTGTACAAGAAGTTATTGCAATTTCAAAAGCTATTGTAAAATTTTATAAAGAAGCTCATACTTTAATAGAACTTGGTGGAGAAGATGCAAAAATAATTTTATTTGAAGAGGGAAAAACTCCAGAAATGAGAATGAATGGAAGTTGTGCAGGTGGGACAGGTTCTTTCATAGATCAAATGGCAACTATACTAAATGTAGAAATATCAGAATTAAATGAATTAGCTAAAAAAGCAACTAAAAACTTATATATAGCCTCAAGATGTGGAGTATTTGCAAAGACAGATGTGCAAGCATTATTAAATATGGGAGAAAGTAAAGAAGATATTGCAAAATCAGTATTTTTAGCAGTTGCAAATCAATCAATCACAACATTAATGGCAGGAGCAACAGTTAAAGAAAAAGTTATTTTTGCAGGTGGACCTCTTACATTCTTATCAGAATTAAGAAAAGCATTTTATGAAACATTAAAATTATCAGAAGATAAATTCATATTACCTGAAAATTCAGAAGTGTTAGTTGCAATTGGTGCAGCACTTCATTCGGAAAAAACAGATGAAAAATATACAGTAGATGAAATAATATATAAATTAAAAAATGAGAAAAAAGGTGAAAAGACAATTCGTGTTTTAGAGCCACTTTTTGAAAATAATAAAGAGTACAAACAATTTAAAGAAAGACATTCTCAAAAAGATGTAAAATATCTTTCAGAAAAAACTGATTTTGAAAAAAAAGATTTATATATAGGAATTGATGCAGGTTCTACAACAACTAAACTTATAATGATTGACAATGAAAATAATGTTGTAGATAGTTTTTATAGAAATAATTTTGGAACACCTCTTGAAGCAGCAGTAGAGGGACTAAAAAAAATTAGTAAATATATATCAAATGGAAATTTAAAAGGGGTTTATGCAACTGGTTATGGAGAGGAATTTATAACAAAAGCTTTAAATTTAGATGGCGGAATAGTAGAAACTATGGCGCATTTTACAGCAGGAAAAAGTTTTGGAGATAATTTAAGCTTTATTGTGGATATTGGTGGTCAAGATATAAAATCTATAAAAATAGAAAATGATATGATTTCAGATATTCAATTAAACGAAGCTTGTTCTTCTGGGACAGGGTCATTTATTGAAACTTTTGCTAAAAATCTAAATTTAACATTGGATGAATTTGTAGAAAAAGCAATTGCAGCAAAAAATCCAGTAGATTTAGGAACTAGATGTTCTGTATTTATGAATAGTAAAGTTAAAGAAGCATTAAAAGATGGAGTAGAGGTAGGAGATATTGCTGCTGGGCTAGCATATTCAGTAGTTAAAAATGCATTGTATAAAGTTATAAAATTAAAAAATGCAGATGAATTAGGAGAAAATATTTTTGTACAAGGTGGGACTTTTAAAAATGATGCTGTACTTCGTGCATTTGAGAAAATAACAGGGAAAAATGTATATAGATTAAATATATCAGAATATATGGGAGCATTTGGAGCAGCAATTTATGCAAGAGAATTTTATAAAGGGAATAAAAATTATAAAACTAAATTTAATATAAATAATATAGATAAGATTGATTATAAAAAAGATTTTTTACAATGCAAAGGGTGCGGAAATAAATGTAATATAACGAAATTTAGTTTTGATAATAATAATATATTTTATACTGGAAATAAATGTGAAAAATATTTTTCAAACAGAACAATAAAAAGGGATAACACTAAAAACTTTTTTGTAGAAAAAGAAAAAATGGTTTTTGATATGGAAAAAGAGTATAAGTATGATGAAAACAAACCTGTAATAGGAATTCCTAGAATATTATCAATGTATGAACATTTCCAATTTTTTTATAATTTATTAAAAAAATTAGGATTTAAAGTAGTTGTTTCAGGAAAAACTACTAGAGCAATGTATTATAGTGGGCTTAGAACAGTATCTGCAGATAATATATGTTTTCCAGCAAAAATTGCAAATGGTCATATTTTAAATCTTATAGAAAAAAAAGTAGATAGAATATTTATGCCAACTATAATTTATGAAAAATTAGAAGGAAATGATGCAAAAAACTCTTATAATTGTCCAATTGTAACTGGATATGGAGAAGTTTTGAAAAGAAATATAGAGACAGATATTCCAATGGACACTTTTGCAATTAGTTTTGGATATGAAAAGGGATTAAAGAAAAATTTATTTAATTATTTAAAACAATTTGGAGTGGAAAAACAAGAATTTAATAAAGCTTTTGAAATTGGAAATAGTGCAGAAGTAGAATTTTTAGAAAAGCAAAGAGAATTGGCAGGAGAAATTATAGAAAAAGCTGAAAAAGAAGATAAAATTTTAGTAGTAGTACTTGGAAGACCATATCATCTTGATTCAATGGTAAATGCAGGTATAATGGACTTGATTTATGAATTAGGAGCATATGGAATAACTGAAAATGCAATTCCAGATTTATATGATATGAATTTAGATGGGGTATTGCCATTAACACAGTGGTCGTATCATAATAGATTATATTTAGCTGCAAAATGGGTGGCAAAGCAGAAATATAAAAAGGTTACAGTAATACAATTAAATTCTTTTGGATGTGGGCCTGATGCAGTTGTTGTAGATGAAGTGAAATCAATTGTAGAGAGTGGCGGGAAAATATTTACAGCATTAAAAATTGACGAAATGTCTAATATAGGTGCTGCCAAAATAAGGATAAGATCAACATTTGAAGCATTAAATCAAAATAGAGATATTAATTTGAAAAAAAGAAAATATACTAAAAATTATACAAAAGAGGATGAGAAAAAAACAATATTAATTCCAAATTTTTCAAAAGTATATTCAGAATTATATGAAGGAGTAATGTATAATTTAGGATATAAAGTAAAAACAATAATAGAGCAAAGCGAAGAGGCGGTAGATGAAGGATTAAAATATGTAAATAATGATATGTGCTATCCAGCTACAGTGGTAATAGGAGATATAATAAAAGCGTTACAATCTGAAGATATAGAGCCTAAAGATGTAGTGGTTGGTTTATCACAAACTGGTGGGCAATGTAGAGCTTCTAATTATGTACCTTTATTAAAAAAAGCTATGGTAGATGCAGGATTTGAAGATACACCTGTAATAGCAATTGGAACTGATGCTACAGCTGAAGGGCTTAATATAAATCCGTTAAAATTATTAAAGTATAGTGTGATTTCATTTGGTGCAGGCGATGTTCTTTCTAAATTAAGATTGGCTACAAAACCTTATGAAAAAGAAGCTGGAGCATCAAAAAATTTGTTTTATGAATTGTTATATGAACTAAGAGAAAAGATGTTTTCTAAAAAACCTAATGGAGATATGCTTAAAAAATTTACAAGAGATGCAGTTAGAAGATTTAATGAAATAGAGATTAATGAACCTAAAGAGAGAAAAAGAATAGGATTAGTTGGAGAAATATATATGAAAACTAATTGTTTTTCTAATAATTATATAGTTGATACTTTAGAAAAAAAAGGATATGAAGTAGTTGTACCAACTTTTTTAAAATTTTTAGAATATGATTATTATAGTA is a window from the Haliovirga abyssi genome containing:
- a CDS encoding class I SAM-dependent methyltransferase, giving the protein MSKFIADIYDTSLYIPLKGIRKKIIDIIDELGVEEIIDICCGTGNQLKLLRKAGFTYSVGIDLSDDMLAVANNEKNNLNCKKEDATNLSFKDNKFEVGIISFALHEKPLEIQEAVLKEAKRVIKKDMYLIIVDYMFDDKVNFLGRFGIDIMERIAGEEHYKNFKNYIKNGGLENLTKDKFEKIKEYYFHFNGTRCVVYRNVKR
- a CDS encoding acyl-CoA dehydratase activase; protein product: MLGIDLGSATAKIVLLDKNNNVKYKNYIRHNGKIKEVLIDSLKELKKEIGEEKFSLAITGTAGMGVANRNNFEFVQEVIAISKAIVKFYKEAHTLIELGGEDAKIILFEEGKTPEMRMNGSCAGGTGSFIDQMATILNVEISELNELAKKATKNLYIASRCGVFAKTDVQALLNMGESKEDIAKSVFLAVANQSITTLMAGATVKEKVIFAGGPLTFLSELRKAFYETLKLSEDKFILPENSEVLVAIGAALHSEKTDEKYTVDEIIYKLKNEKKGEKTIRVLEPLFENNKEYKQFKERHSQKDVKYLSEKTDFEKKDLYIGIDAGSTTTKLIMIDNENNVVDSFYRNNFGTPLEAAVEGLKKISKYISNGNLKGVYATGYGEEFITKALNLDGGIVETMAHFTAGKSFGDNLSFIVDIGGQDIKSIKIENDMISDIQLNEACSSGTGSFIETFAKNLNLTLDEFVEKAIAAKNPVDLGTRCSVFMNSKVKEALKDGVEVGDIAAGLAYSVVKNALYKVIKLKNADELGENIFVQGGTFKNDAVLRAFEKITGKNVYRLNISEYMGAFGAAIYAREFYKGNKNYKTKFNINNIDKIDYKKDFLQCKGCGNKCNITKFSFDNNNIFYTGNKCEKYFSNRTIKRDNTKNFFVEKEKMVFDMEKEYKYDENKPVIGIPRILSMYEHFQFFYNLLKKLGFKVVVSGKTTRAMYYSGLRTVSADNICFPAKIANGHILNLIEKKVDRIFMPTIIYEKLEGNDAKNSYNCPIVTGYGEVLKRNIETDIPMDTFAISFGYEKGLKKNLFNYLKQFGVEKQEFNKAFEIGNSAEVEFLEKQRELAGEIIEKAEKEDKILVVVLGRPYHLDSMVNAGIMDLIYELGAYGITENAIPDLYDMNLDGVLPLTQWSYHNRLYLAAKWVAKQKYKKVTVIQLNSFGCGPDAVVVDEVKSIVESGGKIFTALKIDEMSNIGAAKIRIRSTFEALNQNRDINLKKRKYTKNYTKEDEKKTILIPNFSKVYSELYEGVMYNLGYKVKTIIEQSEEAVDEGLKYVNNDMCYPATVVIGDIIKALQSEDIEPKDVVVGLSQTGGQCRASNYVPLLKKAMVDAGFEDTPVIAIGTDATAEGLNINPLKLLKYSVISFGAGDVLSKLRLATKPYEKEAGASKNLFYELLYELREKMFSKKPNGDMLKKFTRDAVRRFNEIEINEPKERKRIGLVGEIYMKTNCFSNNYIVDTLEKKGYEVVVPTFLKFLEYDYYSRKFNKEENVSNNYKEYLTKKVIKKTIDHYRNITEKELTKFDRYIPEIKLEKNSKSDNNILPRSLQFGEGWLLANEIAGMESEGIKDVISLQPFGCISNHIISKGIYRELKDKLDVNLLLLDYEAGTSDANIMNRLKLFLEMK